Proteins encoded within one genomic window of Mycolicibacterium aubagnense:
- the trpC gene encoding indole-3-glycerol phosphate synthase TrpC: MTSGTVLDSIIEGVRADVAAREAALSLTEVKERAKQAPSAKDALAALREPGIGVIAEVKRASPSKGALAQIDDPAKLAKAYESGGARVISVLTEERRFHGSLADLDAVRAAVSIPVLRKDFVVTPYQIHEARAHGADMLLLIVAALEQSVLTSMIDRTESLGMTALVEVHTEEEADRALQAGAQVIGVNARDLKTLEVDRDCFGRIAPGLPSNIIRIAESGVRGTADLLAYAGAGADAVLVGEGLVTSGDPRSAVADLVTAGTHPSCPKPAR; this comes from the coding sequence ATGACTTCGGGGACCGTGCTCGACTCCATCATCGAGGGAGTTCGCGCTGATGTTGCCGCCCGCGAAGCCGCGCTGAGTCTGACCGAGGTCAAGGAGCGGGCCAAGCAGGCACCGTCAGCCAAGGATGCGCTCGCCGCGCTGCGTGAGCCGGGCATCGGCGTCATCGCCGAGGTGAAGCGGGCCAGCCCCAGCAAGGGTGCGTTGGCGCAGATCGACGATCCGGCCAAGCTGGCCAAGGCCTACGAGTCCGGCGGTGCCCGGGTGATCAGTGTGCTGACCGAGGAGCGTCGCTTCCACGGTTCCTTGGCAGACCTGGACGCCGTGCGTGCCGCGGTGTCGATTCCGGTGCTGCGCAAGGACTTCGTCGTCACCCCGTACCAGATTCACGAGGCCCGGGCCCACGGCGCCGACATGCTGCTGCTGATCGTCGCCGCGCTCGAGCAGTCGGTTCTGACCTCGATGATCGATCGGACCGAGTCTCTCGGGATGACCGCACTGGTCGAGGTGCACACCGAGGAGGAGGCCGACCGGGCTCTGCAAGCCGGTGCCCAGGTCATCGGCGTCAACGCCCGCGACCTGAAGACGCTGGAGGTCGACCGCGACTGCTTCGGCCGCATCGCTCCGGGCCTGCCGAGCAACATCATCCGGATCGCGGAGTCGGGGGTGCGTGGCACCGCTGACCTGCTGGCCTACGCCGGTGCCGGCGCCGACGCAGTGCTGGTCGGTGAAGGCCTGGTGACCAGCGGTGATCCCCGCAGCGCCGTCGCCGACCTGGTGACTGCCGGCACGCACCCGTCCTGCCCGAAACCAGCCCGCTGA
- a CDS encoding glucose 1-dehydrogenase: protein MADLTGKVAIVTGGGSGIGEAAAVAMARAGAAVVIGGRDAGKGERVVEIIRSSGGQAVFQATDVSNPAEVKALVARTVSEFGRLDIAHNNAGVDGEQVPLHEQDIDGASVLFDINIKGVFYCMKYEIEQMLATGGGAIVNTSSIFGLNGYPGWSLYTAAKHAVTGMTKAAALDYATQNIRINAVGPGPVETPLLANGTGGDPHSYAAFVPMGRIGQPDEIADAVVWLLSDEARYVTGHTLPVDGGVCAQ, encoded by the coding sequence ATGGCTGACCTGACAGGCAAAGTAGCGATCGTGACGGGTGGCGGTTCGGGAATCGGCGAGGCCGCCGCGGTGGCGATGGCTCGCGCCGGAGCCGCCGTCGTCATCGGCGGCAGAGATGCGGGCAAGGGAGAACGCGTCGTCGAGATCATCCGGAGCAGTGGGGGACAGGCTGTCTTTCAGGCGACCGACGTCAGCAATCCCGCTGAGGTCAAGGCACTGGTCGCGCGGACGGTCAGCGAATTCGGCCGCCTCGACATCGCGCACAACAACGCCGGGGTGGACGGCGAACAGGTCCCATTGCACGAGCAGGACATCGACGGAGCGTCGGTGCTCTTCGATATCAACATCAAGGGCGTCTTCTACTGCATGAAATACGAGATCGAGCAGATGCTCGCGACCGGCGGCGGCGCGATCGTGAACACCTCATCGATCTTCGGACTGAACGGCTATCCCGGCTGGTCGCTATACACGGCCGCGAAACACGCCGTCACCGGTATGACCAAGGCAGCGGCCCTTGACTACGCCACCCAGAACATCCGGATCAACGCCGTCGGTCCCGGGCCGGTCGAAACCCCACTCCTGGCCAACGGCACCGGCGGCGACCCGCATAGTTATGCGGCGTTCGTGCCCATGGGTCGTATCGGCCAACCTGATGAGATCGCTGACGCCGTCGTCTGGCTGCTGTCGGACGAAGCGAGATACGTCACCGGCCACACACTGCCTGTCGACGGAGGCGTCTGCGCTCAGTGA
- a CDS encoding anthranilate synthase component I: MKTTSREEFRALAAEHRVVPVTRKVLADSETPLSAYRKLAANRPGTFLLESAENGRSWSRWSFIGAGAPSALTVRDGEAVWLGNTPQDAPSGGDPLQAVRDTLALLQTAPVPGLPPLSSGLVGYFAYDMVRRLERLPELAVDDLKLPDMVLLLATDMAAVDHHEGTITLIANAVNWNGTDERVDWAYDDAVARLDVMTTALGEPLPSSIATFSRPQPQPRQQRTVEEYTAIVEKLVGDIEAGEAFQVVPSQRFEMDTAADPIDVYRMLRVTNPSPYMYLLNVPNAEGGLDFSVVGSSPEALVTVKDGVATTHPIAGTRWRGATEEDDILLEKELLADDKERSEHLMLVDLGRNDLGRVCRPGTVRVEDYSHIERYSHVMHLVSTVTGHLADDKTALDAVTACFPAGTLSGAPKVRAMELIEEVELTRRGLYGGVLGYLDFAGNADFAIAIRTALMRGGTAYVQAGGGVVADSNGPYEYNESSNKAKAVLAAIAAAETLSEP; encoded by the coding sequence GTGAAGACGACCTCACGTGAGGAATTCCGGGCGCTGGCCGCCGAGCACCGCGTCGTGCCGGTAACGCGCAAGGTGCTCGCCGACAGCGAGACGCCGCTGTCGGCCTACCGCAAGCTGGCCGCCAACCGTCCCGGCACGTTTCTGCTGGAATCGGCAGAGAACGGGCGGTCGTGGTCCCGGTGGTCCTTCATCGGCGCGGGCGCGCCCTCAGCGCTGACCGTTCGGGACGGTGAAGCGGTCTGGCTGGGGAACACGCCGCAGGACGCGCCCAGTGGCGGCGACCCGCTGCAGGCGGTGCGCGACACCCTCGCGCTGCTGCAGACCGCACCCGTCCCGGGCCTGCCGCCGCTGTCGAGCGGTCTGGTCGGGTACTTCGCCTACGACATGGTGCGCCGTCTCGAGCGGCTGCCGGAGCTGGCGGTCGACGACCTCAAGCTGCCGGACATGGTGCTGCTGTTGGCCACCGACATGGCGGCCGTCGACCACCACGAGGGCACCATCACGCTCATCGCCAACGCGGTGAACTGGAACGGCACCGACGAGCGCGTCGACTGGGCGTATGACGATGCGGTGGCACGTCTCGATGTCATGACCACGGCACTGGGGGAGCCGCTGCCGTCGAGCATCGCGACCTTCAGTCGGCCGCAGCCGCAGCCCCGGCAGCAGCGCACGGTCGAGGAGTACACCGCGATCGTCGAGAAGCTGGTCGGTGACATCGAGGCCGGCGAGGCATTCCAGGTGGTGCCGTCGCAGCGGTTCGAGATGGACACCGCCGCCGACCCCATCGACGTATACCGGATGCTGCGGGTGACCAACCCGAGCCCGTATATGTATCTGCTCAACGTGCCCAATGCCGAAGGCGGCCTTGACTTCTCGGTCGTCGGGTCCAGCCCCGAAGCGCTCGTCACGGTGAAGGACGGGGTGGCCACCACCCACCCGATCGCCGGTACCCGGTGGCGCGGCGCCACCGAAGAGGACGACATCCTCCTGGAAAAGGAGCTGCTGGCTGACGACAAGGAGCGCTCCGAGCACTTGATGCTGGTCGATCTGGGCCGCAACGATCTGGGCCGGGTCTGCCGGCCCGGGACCGTGCGGGTCGAGGACTACAGCCACATCGAGCGCTACAGCCACGTCATGCACCTGGTCTCCACCGTCACCGGCCATCTTGCCGATGACAAGACCGCGCTGGACGCCGTCACCGCCTGCTTCCCGGCCGGGACGCTGTCCGGTGCGCCGAAGGTGCGGGCCATGGAGCTCATCGAAGAGGTCGAGCTGACCCGTCGTGGTCTGTACGGCGGCGTGCTCGGGTATCTCGACTTCGCCGGCAACGCCGACTTCGCCATCGCGATCCGCACCGCGCTCATGCGCGGCGGCACCGCCTACGTGCAGGCCGGTGGCGGCGTCGTGGCGGACTCCAACGGGCCGTACGAATACAACGAGTCGTCAAACAAGGCCAAGGCCGTGCTGGCGGCCATCGCGGCCGCCGAGACGCTGAGCGAGCCGTGA
- the trpB gene encoding tryptophan synthase subunit beta → MSDRTGTELPRMSAAVAEATSHDPDAKGHFGAYGGRLVPEALMAVIEEVTAAYDKVRTDQTFLDELDRLQQHYTGRPSPLYEATRLSEHAGGARLFLKREDLNHTGSHKINNVLGQALLAKRMGKTRVIAETGAGQHGVATATACALLGLECVVYMGAVDTARQALNVARMRLLGGTVVAVEAGSATLKDAINEAFRDWVTNADNTYYCFGTAAGPHPFPVMVRDFQRVIGMEARVQVQQQAGRLPDAVTACVGGGSNAIGIFHAFIDDPGVRLVGFEAAGDGVETGRHAATFAGGSPGAFQGSFSYLLQDEDGQTIESHSISAGLDYPGVGPEHAYLKDTGRAEYRPITDTEAMEAFRLLCRTEGIIPAIESAHAVAGALKLGKELGPSAVIVVNLSGRGDKDVETAAKWFGLLDGETGEAS, encoded by the coding sequence ATGTCTGATCGCACTGGTACTGAATTGCCGCGGATGAGCGCGGCGGTAGCCGAAGCCACAAGCCACGACCCCGACGCCAAGGGGCACTTCGGTGCCTACGGTGGTCGCCTGGTGCCCGAGGCGCTGATGGCGGTCATCGAAGAGGTCACCGCGGCCTACGACAAGGTCCGCACCGACCAGACCTTCCTCGACGAGCTCGACCGCCTGCAGCAGCACTACACCGGCCGGCCGTCGCCGTTGTACGAAGCGACGCGGCTGTCCGAACATGCCGGCGGCGCGCGGCTGTTTCTCAAACGAGAAGACCTGAACCACACCGGTTCTCACAAGATCAACAACGTGCTCGGCCAGGCGCTACTGGCCAAGCGCATGGGCAAGACCCGCGTCATCGCCGAGACCGGTGCCGGCCAGCACGGCGTCGCGACCGCTACGGCCTGCGCGCTGCTCGGCCTCGAGTGCGTTGTCTACATGGGCGCGGTCGACACCGCCCGGCAGGCGCTGAACGTGGCCCGGATGCGGCTGCTCGGCGGCACCGTGGTGGCAGTCGAGGCCGGCTCGGCGACCCTCAAGGACGCCATCAACGAAGCCTTCCGCGACTGGGTCACCAACGCCGACAACACCTATTACTGCTTCGGCACCGCGGCCGGGCCACATCCGTTCCCCGTCATGGTGCGCGACTTCCAGCGGGTCATCGGCATGGAGGCGCGGGTCCAGGTGCAGCAGCAGGCCGGCCGACTGCCTGATGCGGTAACCGCGTGTGTCGGCGGTGGATCGAACGCCATCGGCATCTTCCACGCTTTCATCGATGACCCGGGCGTACGGCTGGTCGGATTCGAGGCGGCCGGCGACGGCGTCGAAACCGGAAGGCACGCAGCCACTTTCGCCGGCGGATCCCCGGGCGCGTTCCAGGGTTCGTTCTCTTACCTGCTGCAGGACGAGGACGGTCAGACCATCGAATCGCATTCCATCTCAGCCGGTTTGGATTACCCGGGCGTCGGTCCCGAGCACGCCTACCTCAAGGACACCGGCCGTGCCGAGTACCGGCCGATCACCGACACCGAGGCCATGGAAGCGTTCCGGCTGCTGTGCCGCACCGAGGGCATCATCCCGGCGATCGAGTCAGCGCACGCGGTGGCGGGTGCCCTGAAATTGGGTAAGGAGCTCGGGCCTTCCGCGGTGATCGTGGTGAACCTGTCCGGCCGCGGCGACAAGGACGTCGAGACCGCCGCGAAATGGTTCGGGCTACTGGACGGTGAGACTGGGGAAGCGTCATGA
- a CDS encoding TIGR02234 family membrane protein, translating to MLWGASRLPWVDVSSFDGLGQPKTTTLSGAAWSTALIPLALLAGAAAVAALAVRGWALRLLALLVAVASAGMGYLAISLWVVTDVSVRAADMAQIAVMFLVGTQRHYWGAGVTLAAAVLTLVGAVLLMRSAGHKAAAPATSKYAAPGARREAVPEEAADGMSERMMWDALDEGHDPTQNGGGSK from the coding sequence ATGCTGTGGGGCGCCTCCCGGCTGCCCTGGGTCGACGTGTCGTCGTTCGACGGGCTGGGCCAGCCCAAGACGACGACGCTGTCCGGCGCCGCCTGGTCGACGGCCCTCATTCCGCTGGCGCTGCTTGCCGGCGCTGCCGCGGTGGCGGCGCTGGCGGTGCGCGGCTGGGCGCTGCGGTTGCTGGCGCTGCTGGTCGCCGTCGCGAGTGCCGGGATGGGATATCTGGCCATCAGCCTGTGGGTGGTCACCGACGTCTCCGTGCGCGCGGCCGACATGGCGCAGATCGCGGTCATGTTCCTGGTCGGGACGCAGCGGCACTACTGGGGCGCCGGCGTGACGCTGGCGGCCGCCGTGTTGACGCTGGTCGGAGCCGTTCTGCTGATGCGTTCGGCGGGTCACAAGGCCGCCGCGCCGGCCACCTCCAAATACGCTGCGCCGGGTGCACGCCGCGAAGCCGTACCGGAAGAAGCTGCCGACGGCATGTCCGAACGGATGATGTGGGATGCCCTCGACGAGGGGCATGATCCGACCCAGAACGGGGGTGGGAGCAAATGA
- the trpA gene encoding tryptophan synthase subunit alpha has translation MSRLAGLFESCRAEGRSALIGYLPTGYPDVQTSIDAMVAMAESGCDIIEVGVAYSDPGMDGPVIAAATNVALQGGVRVRDALKAVEAISNAGGHAVVMTYWNPVLRWGVDAFARDLASAGGLGLITPDLIPDEADEWFSVSDAHSLDRIFLVAPSSTPERLAATVQASRGFVYAASTMGVTGARDAVSNMAPELVSRVRAVSDIPVGVGLGVRSREQAAEIAAYADGVIVGSALVSALGDGGIPAVRALSEELAHGVRQKVSA, from the coding sequence ATGAGCCGACTGGCTGGATTGTTCGAATCGTGCCGGGCCGAAGGGCGTTCGGCGCTGATCGGGTACCTGCCGACCGGCTACCCGGACGTGCAGACCTCGATCGACGCGATGGTGGCGATGGCCGAATCCGGTTGCGACATCATCGAAGTCGGCGTCGCCTACTCCGATCCGGGCATGGACGGGCCGGTTATCGCGGCCGCCACCAACGTCGCCCTTCAGGGTGGGGTACGGGTCCGCGATGCGTTGAAGGCCGTCGAGGCCATCAGCAACGCCGGTGGTCACGCCGTCGTCATGACCTACTGGAATCCGGTGCTGCGCTGGGGCGTCGACGCGTTCGCGCGCGATCTGGCCTCGGCCGGCGGGCTCGGACTGATCACCCCCGACCTCATCCCCGACGAGGCCGACGAGTGGTTCAGCGTCTCCGACGCCCACAGCCTGGACCGGATCTTCCTGGTGGCGCCGTCGTCCACCCCGGAGCGACTGGCTGCCACCGTCCAGGCCTCGCGCGGGTTCGTCTACGCCGCCTCCACCATGGGCGTCACGGGTGCGCGCGATGCGGTGTCGAACATGGCGCCCGAGTTGGTTTCCCGGGTGCGGGCCGTGTCGGACATCCCGGTGGGTGTCGGCCTCGGTGTGCGGTCACGGGAACAGGCCGCCGAGATCGCGGCCTACGCCGACGGCGTCATCGTCGGCTCGGCGTTGGTATCCGCGCTCGGTGACGGCGGCATCCCCGCGGTACGAGCTTTGTCCGAAGAACTGGCCCACGGAGTACGACAGAAAGTTTCCGCGTGA
- a CDS encoding glutamate synthase-related protein, whose product MTPDSTTAVRVASLDELAEDAPITVRVSGVDLVLVRQGDDVRALYGRCAHRGALMSDGRIEGDLLVCGLHGWRYEIQTGVAPVNPAVTLATFPTWVSDGAVYVDQAAVDAYARENPPTYDDDGYQGRWIKPSDTAEEPFVTQIHQLAAHGLNSEHGPTAAMGVPRDQLPSWDSIQVLTAQLARLPLLDGEPVNTQTVIGPGARRPLTLDIPLFVSDMSFGALSEEAKTALAAGAELAGTGICSGEGGMLPEEQQQNSKYFYELASGRFGWSFDRVRQVQAFHFKGGQGAKTGTGGHLPGNKVVGKIAEVRGLPPGTAAVSPARFPDWTSLRPFEEFAAEVREISGGIPVGYKMSAQHIERDIDAALQIGVDYIILDGRGGGTGAAPTIFRDNISVPTIPALARARRHLDRSQAGQVTLVITGGIRTPADMVKAMALGADAIALSNAALQAIGCVGMRACNTNSCPAGIATQDPQLRARLPIPAGAQRLNRFLRSTVDLMVVLARACGHRNLADFNIDDLVTFDRDFAYLSGVPYAGATPL is encoded by the coding sequence ATGACGCCTGATTCCACGACGGCGGTGCGGGTTGCGTCGCTCGATGAGCTGGCCGAGGACGCACCGATCACCGTCCGCGTCTCCGGTGTGGACCTGGTGTTGGTCCGGCAGGGCGACGACGTCCGGGCGCTGTATGGGCGCTGCGCACACCGCGGTGCCCTGATGTCCGACGGTCGCATCGAGGGCGACCTGCTGGTGTGCGGTCTACACGGCTGGCGCTACGAGATCCAGACCGGGGTCGCGCCGGTCAATCCCGCCGTCACGCTCGCGACGTTTCCCACCTGGGTCTCCGACGGGGCGGTCTACGTCGATCAGGCCGCGGTCGACGCCTATGCCCGTGAGAACCCGCCGACCTACGACGATGACGGATATCAAGGTCGGTGGATCAAACCGTCCGACACCGCAGAGGAACCGTTCGTCACGCAGATTCACCAGTTGGCTGCACACGGTTTGAACAGCGAACACGGTCCGACTGCGGCCATGGGCGTCCCGCGAGACCAACTCCCGTCGTGGGATTCGATCCAGGTGCTCACCGCCCAACTCGCGCGGCTGCCGCTGCTCGACGGGGAACCGGTGAACACCCAGACGGTGATCGGGCCGGGGGCGCGGCGGCCGCTGACCCTGGATATCCCGTTGTTCGTGAGCGACATGAGTTTCGGTGCCCTGTCCGAGGAAGCCAAGACCGCCCTCGCTGCCGGCGCGGAACTGGCCGGGACGGGTATCTGCTCGGGCGAGGGCGGCATGCTTCCCGAAGAGCAGCAACAGAATTCGAAGTACTTCTACGAGCTCGCATCGGGCAGATTCGGGTGGAGCTTCGACCGGGTCCGCCAGGTGCAGGCGTTTCATTTCAAGGGCGGTCAAGGCGCCAAGACAGGCACCGGCGGCCATCTTCCGGGCAACAAAGTGGTGGGCAAGATCGCCGAGGTTCGCGGGCTGCCCCCGGGAACCGCAGCCGTCTCGCCGGCGCGCTTCCCGGACTGGACGTCGTTGCGGCCCTTCGAAGAATTCGCGGCCGAAGTGCGCGAGATCTCGGGCGGTATCCCGGTGGGATACAAGATGAGCGCCCAGCACATCGAACGCGATATCGACGCCGCCCTGCAGATCGGAGTCGACTACATCATCCTCGACGGCCGAGGTGGTGGAACCGGTGCCGCCCCGACGATTTTCCGCGACAACATCTCCGTGCCGACCATCCCGGCGCTGGCACGTGCCCGTAGGCACCTCGATCGCTCACAAGCCGGCCAGGTCACGTTGGTGATCACGGGCGGTATCCGTACTCCGGCCGACATGGTCAAGGCAATGGCTCTGGGCGCGGACGCCATCGCTCTCTCCAACGCCGCACTGCAAGCCATAGGGTGCGTCGGAATGCGCGCCTGCAATACCAACAGCTGTCCAGCCGGCATCGCCACCCAAGACCCTCAATTGCGCGCCCGATTGCCGATACCGGCCGGGGCACAACGCTTGAACCGGTTCCTGCGCTCGACCGTCGATCTGATGGTGGTGCTGGCCCGGGCCTGCGGCCATCGGAATCTGGCGGACTTCAACATCGACGACCTCGTCACCTTCGATCGCGACTTCGCCTACCTCAGCGGAGTCCCCTACGCGGGAGCCACCCCACTGTGA
- a CDS encoding XdhC family protein, which yields MRNRAVLQWIYDRYRYNMDVVAVTVLDTFDRSPYPAGSMMAFDRSERFEGSVSSGCVEADLYERAHAVFGEHPDTLAGFGCQIIDFDADLSARDPFAPPGPCRGTLRVAMHPVTPQQFPELATLMSVVQQGRPATTFLNLRTGQTSLMRGDDAPVFRADYEPSPRMLIFGISDIATGLAALALPLGYAVTVCDPRPAFLQEERFPGADLVRDWPDRYLCQERKTGRVHADTAIVDLTHDDRFSIPLLIEALDSRLWAEDTQPTFVGALGSRTRSLNRRHALRRHGLAPADVSRLQAPIGLDLGGREAPHITLSILAHVVAANEGGSGLPRCQLVD from the coding sequence ATGCGAAATAGGGCTGTGCTGCAATGGATTTACGACAGATACCGGTACAACATGGATGTTGTCGCCGTCACCGTTCTCGACACCTTTGATCGCTCTCCGTACCCGGCCGGATCGATGATGGCCTTCGATCGATCCGAACGCTTCGAAGGCAGCGTGTCATCTGGTTGCGTCGAGGCAGACCTCTACGAGCGTGCCCACGCCGTGTTTGGTGAGCATCCGGACACGTTGGCCGGGTTCGGTTGTCAGATCATCGATTTCGATGCAGATCTGTCGGCCCGCGACCCATTTGCCCCACCGGGGCCGTGCCGCGGAACTCTCAGGGTCGCCATGCACCCGGTGACGCCGCAGCAGTTTCCGGAGTTGGCGACGCTCATGTCGGTGGTGCAGCAGGGCAGGCCTGCCACCACCTTCTTGAACCTGCGCACGGGTCAGACATCGCTGATGCGAGGTGACGATGCGCCGGTGTTTCGTGCCGACTACGAACCCAGCCCGCGCATGCTGATCTTCGGGATCAGTGACATCGCAACCGGGCTTGCCGCTCTGGCGTTGCCGTTGGGCTATGCCGTCACCGTGTGCGATCCCCGGCCCGCATTCCTGCAGGAGGAACGTTTTCCGGGGGCGGACTTGGTTCGGGACTGGCCGGACCGTTACCTGTGCCAGGAACGAAAAACGGGCCGTGTCCATGCCGATACGGCAATCGTGGATCTGACCCATGACGATCGGTTCTCGATTCCGCTGCTCATCGAGGCACTGGATTCGCGGCTTTGGGCCGAAGACACGCAGCCGACCTTCGTCGGCGCCCTGGGATCGCGGACCCGCTCGCTCAACAGGCGTCACGCGCTCCGCCGGCACGGGTTGGCGCCCGCTGACGTCAGCCGTCTCCAGGCGCCGATCGGGTTGGACCTCGGCGGCCGTGAGGCGCCGCATATCACGTTGTCGATCCTCGCTCACGTGGTGGCAGCCAACGAAGGAGGCAGCGGCCTGCCTCGCTGCCAGTTGGTCGACTGA
- a CDS encoding glycosyltransferase family protein, with translation MSAQARTLGVVLAAGGGERYGMPKVAAAQGLWLQLAVAALDGGGVSRVPVLIGRSYWEELLPSLYGDVGAAPFLAACGDLVSVECSDLANGDDIDAK, from the coding sequence GTGAGCGCGCAGGCTCGAACCCTCGGCGTCGTTCTGGCCGCCGGTGGCGGCGAACGCTATGGGATGCCGAAAGTCGCAGCTGCCCAAGGCTTATGGCTGCAGCTCGCAGTGGCCGCGTTGGACGGCGGTGGCGTCTCCCGGGTTCCGGTCCTCATCGGGCGGTCCTACTGGGAGGAACTTCTGCCCAGCCTGTATGGCGACGTCGGCGCCGCGCCGTTTCTGGCGGCCTGCGGCGATCTGGTCAGCGTTGAATGCTCCGATCTCGCCAACGGAGATGACATCGATGCGAAATAG
- a CDS encoding peroxiredoxin: MKRGDVVAEFNLPDQTGTNRSLSELLANGPIVLFFYPAAMTPGCTMEACHFRDLAADFAAVGASRVGISMDAVEKQDKFAEKHSFDYPLLSDTSGAVAEQFGVKRGLLGKLMPVKRTTFVIDTDRKVLEVIASEISMDSHADKALEVLRAR, encoded by the coding sequence ATGAAACGTGGTGACGTCGTCGCAGAGTTCAATCTCCCCGACCAGACCGGGACGAACCGCAGTCTTTCCGAACTGTTGGCCAATGGGCCGATCGTGCTGTTCTTCTACCCCGCGGCCATGACGCCGGGCTGCACCATGGAGGCCTGCCACTTCCGCGACCTGGCGGCCGACTTCGCCGCCGTCGGTGCGTCCCGGGTCGGGATCAGCATGGACGCGGTGGAGAAGCAGGACAAATTCGCCGAGAAGCACAGCTTCGACTACCCGCTGCTGTCCGACACCTCAGGTGCGGTCGCCGAGCAGTTCGGTGTCAAACGTGGCCTGCTCGGCAAGCTGATGCCGGTCAAGCGGACCACGTTCGTCATCGACACCGACCGCAAGGTGCTCGAGGTCATCGCCAGCGAGATCTCCATGGACTCCCACGCCGACAAGGCGCTCGAGGTACTGCGGGCGCGTTGA